From the genome of Pectobacterium atrosepticum:
GAACCACTGAGGAGAGGTCAGCAATTCCCACGCATAGCGAATTGCATCATGCTTGAAGTAGTCACCGAAGCTGAAGTTACCCAGCATTTCAAAGAAGGTGTGGTGGCGTGCGGTATAACCTACGTTTTCCAGGTCATTATGCTTACCACCGGCACGCACACAGCGCTGTGAGGTTGTCGCTCGGACATAGCTGCGTTTATCCAGCCCGAGGAACACGTCTTTGAACTGATTCATACCCGCATTGGTGAATAACAATGTCGGATCGTTGTTCGGCACCAGAGAGCTGCTATCAACAACCTGGTGTCCCTTACTGTGGAAAAAATCGAGAAACGCTTGACGGATCTCAGCGGTGCTCTTGCTCATAATTGTCCTGGAATCAAGCTAGAAGAACAGATCGCGGGCAAGGTTAGTCCAGCATGCTGACATTACCGAGCAACTCACGAACAAAAAGTGGGAATAAGATAAATTTTCTTCGATGGGAAGTAAAATCCCGTGTGCGTTCAATCTGAAAAATTCGTATAAATTGACTGGATTTCTTCATGAAAGAAACCACGATAGAGCAGATATCGCTGATGTTTGACTTTGTCTTTCCATTCATCGGACAGAGGATGCCCGAATTTCCGTTCCACAACCGATTTCGCCAGCATGCACCAGTCGATATCACTCTCGTTCAATGCCGTGGTTAACGTTGCCTTATCGATTCCTTTCTGGCTTAGCTCCATTCTGATCCGTTGGACACCGTAACCTTTGCGGCTCCGGCTACTGATATAGCGGCGAGCATAGCGCGCATCATCCAGCCAACCGTGTTCTTTGCAGTAAGCAATCGCCGCTTCCACATCTTCTGCCGCAGCTTGGGCTATGGCTTCGTCTGCTTCACTTTCCGTACCTTCTGACTTATATAAATACGCCGCACATTTGCGGCGTATTTCGACTTCACTATAATCGCGAACAGAAAGCACATTCATCGCATAGTGTAATGGTTTATTCATCCATCTATCCGCTGAAGTGCTCTGTTAGAGATAATTCAGCCACTATTAAAACTCTTCTTTACCTTCGCCAGCGAGTTCATCCTCGTCATGGCTATTTCCCGCAGCAGCCGGCTTCAACTCATTGCCTTTATGCAGCAGCATTTCGCGCAATTTCTTATCCAGTTCAGCAGAAATCGTCGGATTCTCTTTCAGGAAATTACAGGCATTCGCTTTACCCTGACCGATCTTGTCGCCGTTATAGCTATACCAGGCACCCGCTTTTTCGATCAGCTTGTGTTTCACACCCAGATCAACCAGCTCACCGTGGATATTGATGCCTTCGCCGTACAAAATTTGGAATTCAGCCTGCTTGAACGGTGCTGCCACTTTATTCTTCACAACTTTAACGCGGGTTTCGCTACCGACGACTTCTTCGCCTTCCTTGATAGCGCCAGTACGACGAATATCCAAACGAACAGAGGCATAAAACTTCAGTGCGTTACCGCCGGTAGTGGTTTCAGGGTTACCAAACATCACACCAATTTTCATACGGATCTGGTTGATGAAGATCAGCAGCGTATTAGCTTGCTTCAGGTTACCCGCCAATTTACGCATAGCCTGGCTCATCATACGTGCAGCCAGCCCCATGTGAGAGTCACCAATTTCGCCTTCAATTTCAGCTTTTGGCGTCAGCGCTGCAACGGAGTCGACGATAATAACGTCAACAGCACCAGAGCGCGTTAGTGCATCACAAATCTCCAACGCCTGCTCGCCGGTATCCGGCTGCGAACACAGCAGATTATCAATATCTACACCAAGTTTTTTCGCATAAATAGGGTCCAACGCATGTTCAGCATCGATAAACGCACAGGTTTTGCCTTCGCGCTGAGCAGCAGCAATCACCTGTAAGGTCAGCGTGGTTTTACCAGAGGATTCTGGGCCATAAATCTCAACGATGCGGCCCATAGGTAAACCGCCGGCACCTAAAGCAATATCAAGGGACAAAGAACCAGTAGAAATGGTTTCAACATCCATTGAGCGATCTTCGCCCAACCGCATGATAGAACCTTTACCAAATTGCTTTTCGATTTGGCCCAGTGCTGCCGCAAGTGCCTTTTGTTTGTTCTCATCAATAGCCATTTCTGCTCCTGTCATGCGGCGTAAAGTTACTGTCTCTACGCGGCGGCTTAATCATGAATTGCTGAATAATTACTGACATTATACTGTATACACATACAGCATCAAGGTTATTTTTTCAAAAACACGTCGAGCAGCGTTTGCAGCGCAAAATGGACCGATTGCAGACGTACCGCGTTTCGGTCTCCGCTAAATCGCATTGTCCGGGCGAATGCCCCACCCTGCTTGTCGGTGAAGCCAAACCACACCGTGCCGACAGGTTTCTCTTCAGTCCCCCCGTCTGGCCCAGCGACGCCGCTGATCGATATAGCAAAATCGGCATGCGCGGCCTGCAAAGCCCCTGCGGCCATCTCATTGACGACATATTCACTCACTGCGCCATGTCGTTCCAATGTATCTGCGCTAACATTTACCAGACGCTGTTTGGCCAGATTGCTGTACGTCACAAAGCCATAGTCAAACCAGCCAGAGCTCCCCGCAACATCGGTAATAGACTTAGCCAGCCAGCCTCCAGTACAGGATTCTGCACACGTCAACGTGGCACCACGAGCTTTCAGTTTCTCGCCCACCAAAGCACTCAACCGTAGAATGTCAGCTTCCGTCATTGCCGCCCCATCTTAATCAAGGATTGTTTGGTCAGGGTAACACTTTTCCCCGAAAAAGACGCCCCGCTGCACGGTATGCGAGGCGCATAGCAAAGGCGATGAAAAAGGAATGAAAAGCGAGGGAAAACTGTATAAAACACCGTCGAATAATCAGGAAAAAAACAGCTCTATTTTAATAGATTAAGGTTCGACGGGAATACTGAAGGATTGGAGGCGTTAATAATGATAGTATAATTTACATACAACCGGCACAACTGGTGCATCGCCAGTCCTGCTTATTTATAACCTGAAAAAAAAATCTAAAATAACACTCTTCAATAGGGACGTTGTTCTCTTCAAAACTATCGGCAAGCCAGTCGATATTTCCAAGAATCCAATCATCCTCATCTAATCCGTCTCGGTAGGTTTCATCATCAGGATCAATGACAGAGTAGATCCCCATTGTTCCCATATGATTTTCTTTATATTTTTCCGGCAACATGAAATCTGTTTCGTTATAAGATATTAGCCAATGGCCGTGGCAAAGCAGGTTACCATTGCGGCTCCACTTGGCAACAAATGGGTTATTCATCTTTATTCCTACCAGCATAAAAGCTGGCTATAAACCTATCACGGCATATCTATAAAGTAAATCATCCACAATCAGAACGTTATTTATAGCCCAGAACATATGGATAAATCGCTATTACATCTTAATAGGTACAAATCTATTAACGATAAATTGACCAATATCAATTCGCATAAAAATAAAATACCTAAACAGGGAAGTACAAATAAAAAAGCCCACTAAAAATAGTGGGCGGGGTACTGCTATTATCATTATGTAAAAACCCTGGTGTTTTGCGGCACTTCATTCGGCTTTTGTCTGATACTTACAGTACCGAACGAACATTAACGCAACATTAGGCGTGTAAAAATTCTGACTATTGCTGCGATAGCCTGTGCCGACACTATCGTCACCCTCTCCAACTTTGCTTCGCTGGTCAATATCGGTCAGAATGGCGTATATATGCCCATTAAGGGGTAACAATCCAGTTTGGAGGATGACGGGTGTTTCCCTCTTTCTTAAGAAGAACCGCAGCGAAAAACGGCAGTTATGCCAATGAAATCAGCAGCAGCATTATTATCAATCGCCCGGCAGAACGCTTGTTTGATCTTTGGCGCAAACCAGAAACGTTGCCGATCCTGATGGGCCATTTCGCCAGTATAGAGATACTGAACCATACCGATTCCAACTGGCGAATTAACACACCGATTGGCTCACTCATTGAGTGGCAGGCTCGCATCATTGACGAAAAACCGGGGGAGTATATCCACTGGCGTTCTCTGGAAGGAGCACGCGTTCCCAATGAAGGCCGACTTTCTTTTCAACCTGCTGCGTCGGAAGCGGGTACGGCCGTGACGCTGACGATTCGCTACAATCCACCGGGAGGCTTGATAGGGAAAAAGATCGGCCAAATGTTTGATATGTTTTCTCGCGATATGCTGACGAAAACACTCTATCGCTTTAAGAAATTAGCGGAGGATGAGCGGGTCTAACCCGCGCCAGACACCATAGCGACAGGTCATCATTGACCGTTTTCCTGAACTGACGAAATCGCCCCAATAAAAGGAACGTAGAATGCTGGAATTGATTCAAACCATTGGCCTTGGTCTGGTGTTAATCCTGCCACTCGCGAATCCACTGACAACGGTAGCGGTATTCTTGGCGATGTCAGGCAACATGAGTCAAGGGGAGCGAAATCGTCAGATCTTTCAGGCCTCGATCTATGTCTTCATCATCATGACCGTCGCGTACTACGCGGGCCAAATCGTTATGAATACTTTCGGGATTTCTATTCCCGGATTGCGTATTGCCGGTGGGCTCATTGTGGCATTCATCGGTTTTCGCATGCTTTTCCCCCAGCAAAAGCCAGAACACGCACCTGAAGTCAAAAGTAAAAAAGAAGAAATTGACGACAGTTTCTCCGCCAATGAAGTCAATATTGCCTTCGTTCCACTGGCGATGCCCAGCACCGCGGGGCCAGGAACCATTGCCCTCATCATCAGTTCTGCATCACAAATCAAGAGCGGCGTCGACATCACGCCATGGGTTGTTACCGTTGCCCCCGTACTCACTTTTATGTTGATCAGCCTGATAGTCTGGCTCAGTCTGAAAAGTTCTGGCCTGATTATGCGTCTGATCGGAAAAAGCGGTATTGAAGCCATTTCACGGCTGATGGGTTTTTTGCTGGTTTGCATGGGTGTGCAGTTCATCATTAACGGCACACTGGAGATCGTGCATTCTCTCCATTAAGTTGAAGTAGTGGAGATATCGCATGTTGCAAGATAGTCCAGTTAGCGTCTATAACTTTGAATAGGGTGAGTTTATTCAAGGGCCGCAAGAGATGTTCAGCCCGTGTTACATAACAAGTTCTACATAACAAACTTTCATAAAAACAAGAAAGATTAATTTTGCTTACCTAGCGGAAAGTAGGTGCGAACACCATGAAAATAAAAAAGCGGTTGCCAATAAATTTACGTTCGCTCATTTTATCCCTCGCAATTATCAGCATGGTGATTACGCTGACTAATGCTTATATTGCCATTTATAACGTACAAAAAAACTCATTACCGATCAGATACTTAATTCCAATCTTAATTATTCCACCAAATAGGCTGCCACCACAGAAAGTTTTTTATCTTCCGCGCAGCAGGAACTGGCCTACAGCGCGACATGGATTGCGGATAATTTTAGTAACGATAATGCGCTGTTGGAGAAAAGCGAACAGGCATATCACATGGGCCAAAGCTTTAATTCTATTTTTGTTGCAGACAGCCAGAACCGCATACGCGCGGTTTACCCAACGTCACTCAACCTGAAAGGAAGCACGCTGACCTCAGATGCCAGCAAGTTGGCATTGACGGAGCAGAAGCCGCTAATCAGCCAGCCTTATATTTCCGTGACGGGGAATCTACTCGTATTGATTTCGTCCCCCATAAAAGATAAACAAGGAAATTATCTCGGTTACATTGGCGGGACGATTTATTTAAAAAGCAAAAGCTTCTTAAACGAATTCATGAATACCCATTTCTATAATGATTATTCCAGCGTTTATGTCATCGATAAAAACGGAGTGGTTCTCTATCATCCGGATAAACAGTGGGTCGGCAAATCCATCAGTGACAAGAAAATCAAAGAAGCATTTCAGAACAAGAAGAGTGGAACTCTTTCCATGCCCGACATGCAAGGTACTCCGTCCCTGGTTGGTTTTGATACAGTAGAGTCATCTGGCTGGGTGATCATTACCTTACATCCTTCCCAAAACGTGATCGATTCAATTAACGGCGTCATGCGTTCCGTCTTATATGAAGGTGCACCGGTAATGGCATTAACGCTTATTGCCCTCACCCTACTCGCCTTTTATATTGCCAATCCTTTACGTTTGCTGGCAGTCTCAGCTAGCAAAATGGAGGAACACGGCATCATTGAAAAAATCAAGAAAGTTCCCTCATGGTACTTCGAAGTCGATCAGCTAAAACGCGTCATTCTTTTCGGTACGGTGTTACTGCACAAGCGGATTGGAAAACTGAGTTTACAAGCCCACACCGATCCACTCACTGGATTACTCAATCGCCGTGGCATCTATGAAAATATTGAACTCATTCTGTCAAAGAGTAATCAGGTCGCAGCCATCGTGATCGATATCGATCATTTTAAACGCGTGAATGATACCTACGGACACAATATTGGCGATGACGTCATCAAGCTGCTGGCTAAAAACATAAAACAGAGCTCACGCGGATCCGACCTGATTTGTCGCACCGGTGGAGAGGAGTTCCTGTCACTTCTGCCTGATACGGACATGAAGCAAGCCGCTGAGATTGCCGAACGGCTGCGTAAAAAAGTTGAAAAAATGCCGCTGCCAATTCCTGAATACATCACGATTTCATTAGGCGTCACCTGTTTTATTCCCGGAACGGAGCAAATCGATAGCGTCTTGAAAACCGCGGATGATGCTCTCTATCAGGCCAAGCATGAAGGTAGAAACCGAGTCGTCACCAAAATAGTCCCCGATCACTCAATCAAAAATGATACGGCGTAGGCACGCCGGAACTAATCCAGCTAGTTGGAATATAAGCAAAAAAAAACCCGCACGAGGCGGGTAAAATAATTCTAATGACAGGGATGGTTAACTACACAACACTCACAGAGATGTGAGGTACTAACAAGGGATGCAAGGACTATAGCAAGCCAAATGTATAGTATTGTCATCAGCAAGTAAGGTTAATCTGTCGGTTGTAAAACAACATTGGCAATGCTTCCCTGTCGCAATA
Proteins encoded in this window:
- a CDS encoding MarC family NAAT transporter, encoding MLELIQTIGLGLVLILPLANPLTTVAVFLAMSGNMSQGERNRQIFQASIYVFIIMTVAYYAGQIVMNTFGISIPGLRIAGGLIVAFIGFRMLFPQQKPEHAPEVKSKKEEIDDSFSANEVNIAFVPLAMPSTAGPGTIALIISSASQIKSGVDITPWVVTVAPVLTFMLISLIVWLSLKSSGLIMRLIGKSGIEAISRLMGFLLVCMGVQFIINGTLEIVHSLH
- a CDS encoding SRPBCC family protein, producing MFPSFLRRTAAKNGSYANEISSSIIINRPAERLFDLWRKPETLPILMGHFASIEILNHTDSNWRINTPIGSLIEWQARIIDEKPGEYIHWRSLEGARVPNEGRLSFQPAASEAGTAVTLTIRYNPPGGLIGKKIGQMFDMFSRDMLTKTLYRFKKLAEDERV
- the recX gene encoding recombination regulator RecX, which produces MNKPLHYAMNVLSVRDYSEVEIRRKCAAYLYKSEGTESEADEAIAQAAAEDVEAAIAYCKEHGWLDDARYARRYISSRSRKGYGVQRIRMELSQKGIDKATLTTALNESDIDWCMLAKSVVERKFGHPLSDEWKDKVKHQRYLLYRGFFHEEIQSIYTNFSD
- the pncC gene encoding nicotinamide-nucleotide amidase, whose amino-acid sequence is MTEADILRLSALVGEKLKARGATLTCAESCTGGWLAKSITDVAGSSGWFDYGFVTYSNLAKQRLVNVSADTLERHGAVSEYVVNEMAAGALQAAHADFAISISGVAGPDGGTEEKPVGTVWFGFTDKQGGAFARTMRFSGDRNAVRLQSVHFALQTLLDVFLKK
- the recA gene encoding recombinase RecA — encoded protein: MAIDENKQKALAAALGQIEKQFGKGSIMRLGEDRSMDVETISTGSLSLDIALGAGGLPMGRIVEIYGPESSGKTTLTLQVIAAAQREGKTCAFIDAEHALDPIYAKKLGVDIDNLLCSQPDTGEQALEICDALTRSGAVDVIIVDSVAALTPKAEIEGEIGDSHMGLAARMMSQAMRKLAGNLKQANTLLIFINQIRMKIGVMFGNPETTTGGNALKFYASVRLDIRRTGAIKEGEEVVGSETRVKVVKNKVAAPFKQAEFQILYGEGINIHGELVDLGVKHKLIEKAGAWYSYNGDKIGQGKANACNFLKENPTISAELDKKLREMLLHKGNELKPAAAGNSHDEDELAGEGKEEF